One Gopherus evgoodei ecotype Sinaloan lineage chromosome 1, rGopEvg1_v1.p, whole genome shotgun sequence genomic window, GGGCAGTCTCTGCCTCCAGTGGCTGCAAGGTAGCAGTAAGCTTGGCTTCCCTGTCTGCCCTAGCATTACCCCGGGCCACATCTTGATTTTCCCTTTGATGGGCCTTACAGTGCACCACTGCTACCTCTAAGGGGAGCTGTACAGCTTCTAGAAGCCGGAGGATCTGAGACCCATGCTTAACCAGGGAGCCTTAGGCTGTTAGCAGTCCTCTTTGCTTCCACAAACCAGCATGAGCATGTaatactccaaaagcatatttagagtcAGTAAAGATGTTGACTCGTTTTCCTTTTGACAGTTCAAGTGCACGGGTCAGGGCTACTAGTTCAGCAAGCTGAGCAGATGTCTCAGCAGGTAAACCCTCGACTTCCACGGTATCGTGGAGGGTCACAACAGCATAGCCCGCCCTCCTTTGTCCATCTACAACAGCACTACTGCCATCAGTGTACCACTCACACTCTGCATTCGGAAGTGGTTGGTCCTTTAAGTCTGGACAGCTGGAGTATTGGGCATCTATTACATCTAGACAGTCATGTTCCCGCTCTTCTGTCTGGTGCTGTGATCATTCAGCACAACAGCCTgtagagccccacacccagctagattgcatgaatgctcccagagtcaCTCCTGAATCCCCCCAGCTCTCAGCACTGTACccaggaatatactgtcttgccCTGCTCAAGACAAGCAACAAGcagtgcagatttattaattggttcaccacttcttCAATGGTGAGTGGACagacaccagcctttgcaaacctcAGCACATTTGCAAAGAAACATAGGAACTGTCGGACTGGATCTAGCCTGGTATCGTGTCCCTGATTGAGGTGAGGCTAGGggaaaggggatggggggtaataggagtctatatagggaagacccaaaaatcgggactgttcctataggatcgggacatctggtcaccctagctgaggtCCAGCTGTATTGGGAGGCTGCAAGATTCCCCAGGGGAGAATAACCTACACATACAGGAAATTACTTCCCCAACCCTGGCAGTTAGTGACTGCCTTTTGTCCTCAGGCCTAAGGGTTTATTGTCCTTTTATGTTACATAGGATAAACTATGTATTTTAACTGTAGAGATTCTAATTGTCTATATCAGTGGCTAATTTTTTAGCTCTGGAGTCGTGAACAGGTTGTGGCAGTGAGTCCCACAAGTTAACCCTGCATTTTCTATAACAGGGCATACCCTTTTACTACTTAAAATATGTTACCTTCAGtttattcttgttttatgagGAATGATAAATTATACACTGCCATTTTCCCTGTCTCATTTATtttgtatatctccatatttcttttcttttagctcAGTCATCCCAATCTTTCCCATAGAAAGCTCTCCAGACCTCTGATCATTTTCACCCCTTGTTTCTgaaccttcttcccctcccccacccccccaccccccagcaccagcagagcCCCCAAGAACACCAGCGATTTAGTctggggtatatagtacaagtcatggacaggtcaaggggctgtggatttttgtttattgcctgtgacttgcctatgacttttactaaaaaaaaaaaaaaaaaagactaaatcttagccttagttctAATATCTCCACACTATTCTCCATCCCATCATTCCAGATGCATGGTAACATTTTGTTGCCTTATAAACCTAGCAGCACATTGAACAGAGGTTTTCACTGAGATTTGCACCAAACTCTCCACAGTGATGGCCAGCTCTGTCTGAGTTGATACAGCTCATTAACAATCCAGTCACACTGTTTCTCACAATGTGCGTTACCTTGAATGTGTGTCAGTGAATTTCACCTGATGTGTGTTGCCCATTCACCCAACTTGATTAGatctctctgaagttcctcaccATTGTCCCTAGTCCTGACTGTCCCAAATAATGTGCCATCTGCACACTAGGCCACTCGACTGCTCCCTTTTCCAAGTCTATGGATTTGCTGTGCTGTCTCTGAGGAGCCACAGCTGCTCTGCCAGGGCTCCTGTGGACTCtgtacggggtgtgtgtgtgttgaagacTCGCAGTCGTTTGGGACCTTCACCTGCCTTTCTAGTGCTCCCATTGCCATGATGTCTAGGCACCTACTTTCCTCAGTAAGTGCTTGGGACCTGAtgtccacccaccccagcccgaACCCTCTCTAGCAGCAAGAGTCATGGCAGCctgtctcccccagccctggtggCAAGTCCCCATGTCAGTGTCCCTCTCCTCAGCTCTCCCCGAAGTGGGGTTTTCAAATTCACCACAGCAAATAGCCCCACACAAATATTTCTCGTGTTCAGCCCAGTACTCACCACCCAGGTATGCGCAGTTAAAATGGCTGCAGGTCCGGTTTGTGCTCCGGAGGATAAAGTGGTTATTCCCTTGTCCTTATGCCACATTGAATATTTCATGGACTGGGATTAATACTTCTTCTTGGTAAGAATGCTGTGATAAGTTCCTGATCTCAACACCAAAGCATGAGTGGATGGTGAAGAACGTGGTCTTGCCAAAACTTTCAGCCACATCTTTCCGAATAGATGAAGAGCTAAAGTATCCAAACCTGATGAGACCCGATCCCATGTACTGAGATTTAGTGCCCCGGTACAGCGTCATGTTATACATCACATTACACCCGTTTCTTAAGACCTGCAAAGCTCTTGTCAAATAATAATGAAAGGCTTTGAACTGGAAATTGGCCATGTAATCATGTAGAGATGTCCCAGTCTCTCTCACTGCCTTATTAAATGTAGTTGAAAAAGCATCACGGTTGTCTTCGGGTTTGTCTGTATAGGCTACTATGGCTATTCCATACTCATCCTTAATGTCGCTGCGGCGAGAATACTTTTTCACATCTGTCCATTTTTTGGCTGCATTTTTCCACACTCTGCTAAATGATGAGGATATtctgattaaaggtcttgagaacatgacctatgaaggaaggctgaaggaattgggtttgtttagtttggaaaagagaagactgagaggggacatgatagcagttttcagatatctaaaagggtgtcatcaggaggagggagaaaacttgttcagcttagcctccaatgatagaacaagaagcaatgggcttaaactgcagcaagggagatttaggttggacattaggaaaaagttcctaactgtcagggtagttaaacactggaatagattgcctagggaagttgtggaatctccatcgctggagatatttaagagtaagttagataaatgtctattagggatggtctagacagtatttggtcctaccatgagggcaggggactggactcgatgacctctcgaggtcccttccagtcctagagtctatgagtctatgagtctataaatagaCAGAACGTGCAGTTAACCCCACTTATTTCTCAACTGGTTTCATGTGACATGTTTGCCTGGTGGGGTTACTCTCTGCCCTGCACTTCAATACAGAGGGcaagacattttcaaaacaatgaaaacaaaaattctcTTTCTTACCAGAGTGGTAAACACATGTTTGGGTCTTCTCTCCTACAGTACAAACAGAGAGAGTCAATGAAATGAGATCTGTCCAGTCAGAACTTTCAACTCCATTCTACTATTTCCAAAGAAACGTAGGAACCATCAGACTggatctagcctggtatcctgtccCTGATTGAGGTCAGACCCATCTGTAtcagaaaggtgcaagaaaccccagtGGGGAAAAACATACACACAGAGGAAATTACTTCCCCCAATCCTGGCAGTTAGTGACTGTCTTTTGTCCCCAGGTCTAAAGATTTATtgcccttttaaaaacaattagttTATCCTATGTAACATAACTGTGGAGATTCTAACTGTCTATATCAAtggctaattcttttttttttaatttttattttttttaagtctactgagctcttggagtcatggaaATGTtgtgcaatgagttccacaagttaacccTGCATTTTGTACAACAGGGCACATACCCTTTTACTAGTTGAAATACATTGCCTTTGGTTTATTCTTGTTTTGAGAAAGTGGTAAATTATACGCTGCCATTTCCCCATCTCATTTATTGTTTTGTATATCTCCATCGTGTTTCCTTTTATGGCTTTTCTCTTAGCTCAATCATCCCAATCTCTCCCATAGAAACCTCTCCAGACCTCTGGTCATTTTCACTCCTTGTCTCTGAACTCtttctccacccccacctgccccaaTAAATCTTTTAGAGCTCGGTGATCAGACCCAAACCTAGTATCCCAGGGAAGAGTGACCCTTGATTCATGTTCTAATTAATGCTGCGAGTCTGTcccggaggtcatggaagtcacggattctgtgacttctgcaccTGGTAGGTGCGACTGACcccagggccacctgagcagTTCGGGAGGCTCCGGTGCCAGCCACACTGCCCTTCCCCCGCGGCACTggtcctggggcagtggggccaccccccgccagcagcagcagtgactgTTCCGGGctgccccctcctctcttccccgctcccccagcaccagtgggagGCCCAGAGGCCCTTCCCCCAGCAGGTGCCACAGAGCCCCTGAGAACACCCAACATTTAGTCTGGGGTATAtggtacaagtcatggacaggtccaGCAGCGTATTATcacctagggtggcaaatttataatagcagcatttttgtaatcGCTGAATCAGTGACACCGTGATTCTACCAATCATAGCGCGTATTGAAACCACCAATGACGGTGCGATGCCATTTAGTAAACATACTCGCAAGAATCCTAAACGTTAATAATATGACCGGAAGGAAGAAATTAAGTGGTTCTCAGTTTTGGATCCATGCGCAGTCCCACGCTGTAAGCAAAATTGCACTATACAGATGTGTGTTCTAGCGAGGGTCCGCTGTACTtgtcattttatttataataacaacttgtaaatgttcaatTATTCTAATGATATTTAGATTCATTTTAGTTCAAATGAATttgtaaaaaaactaaaacaagttcgtatggggctgggagtggcaattatttcagggcctagggtggcaaaatcattaatccgccAATTTTAAATCTTGAAATTTTGTTTCTAGCCTGTGActtatccatgacttttacttaaaaaaaaacatgactAGTTATTAATATCTTCACATTATTTTCCAGCCCATCATTCCAGGTGCATGgtaatgttttgtttgctttatagACTTTGCAGCACGTTGAACAGGGGTTTACATTGAGATTTGCACTGAAGTTGCCACAATGATGGCCAGGTCTCTTTCTGATTTGATACAGCTCATTAACAATCCAGTGAAATTATCTCTCACAATGTACGTTACCTTGAATGTGTGTCAGTGATTTTCACCTGAAGTTGCATTGCCCATTCACCCAACTTGGTTagataataatataatatatggagatataccgatctcatagaactggaagggaccccaaaaggtcatcaagtccagccccctgcctttactggCAGGACCACATACttattttgccccatatccctaagtggccACCTCAAGGGCTGAATTCataaccgtgggtttagcaggccagtgctcagaccactgagctatccctccctccttcttgCTGAAGTTCCTCACCATCATCCCTAGCCATGACTGCCCCAAATAATGTGTCATCTGCACACTAGGCCACTCCACTGCTCCCTTTTCCACAGCCTACGCATTTGCTGTGCCGTGTCTGAGGAGCCACAGCTGCTCAGCCAGGGCTCCTATGGACTCTGTACGGAGCATGTGTGTGTTGAAGACTCACAGTGATTTGGGACCTTCACCTGTCTTCCTAGTGTTCCCATCACCATGATGTCTAGGCACCTTCTCTTTCCTCAGTGAGTGCTTGGGACTCAGTGTCCACCCACCCCAGCTCGAGGCCTCTCTAACAGCAAGAGTCGTGGCAGTCTGTCTCCCCCAATCCTGGTGGCAAGCCCCATGTCAGTGTCCCTCTCATCAGCTCTCCCTGAAGTGGGGTTTTTAAATTCACCACAGCAAATAACCCCACACAAATATTTCTCGTGTTCAGCCCAGTACTCACCGCCCAGGTACGCGCAGTTAAAATGGCTGCAGGTCCGGTTTGTGCTCCGGAGGACAAAGCAGTTACTCCTTTGTCCTTGGGGCATGCTGAATATCTCATGGACTGGGATTAACACTTCTTCATCGGGAGGACTGTATGAGAAGTTCCAGATCTTCACACCAAAGCACGTTTGGATGGTGAAGAGTGTGGGCGTGGCGCTTAGGTTTTTAGTGCTATATCTCTCAGCCACTTCTTCTTTAATAGATGAAGAGGCAAAGTGTCCAAACCTGATGTGACCTGATCCTGTGTGCTGAAAACCGGCAGAAACCCCCCGGTACACTGTCATATTGTACATCACATCACACCTCCCTCGTAAGAGCTGTAAAGCTCTGGCCAAGTAATAATGAAAGGCTTTGAACTGGAAACTGGCCATGTAATGAGCTCGAGATGTCCCAGCCCCTCTCACTGCCGCATTCAACTCACTGTGAAAGTCATTGTCAGTATAGGCTACTATGGCTCTTCCATGCTCATCTTTAAAGCCTTTGGGGAGAGAAATTTCTTTTTTTACACATTCCCattctttttctgcattttccCACACTGTTctaaacagagaggactttgacttttctttctttagcaGTTCAGGTGCAATTCCATCCATTTCTTCAGCACATCCTATATACTGGTCATCAAAAGCATCAGACATCATGCTCAGCTCCTCCTGACATTTTGCCTGGGACAATAAAGGAAACAGTCGGTCATGTTAGCATTTATGTTACAATAGCACCCAGAGGTCACacccaggatcagggccccattgtgctcggcCCTGTACAAACAAACTGAGAGATGGCCTCTGCCCTTAGGGGCTTatctctaaatagacaagacagaggaaAGGGGGAGGAACATATAGGCTGAATCCTCAGTGTGCTGCATGGCAAATGTTATGTTCGGGAGGAGGGGACATACCCGAGGACCAGCGAGCCCTGTAATCATTGCAGATGCATGTTTAGTTTACTGGGGACTTTGTTAGTGTAACAGATATATTGTGTGCAGGTGGGAAGGGGGAGCTTAGGAAGAAAGGCAGGACAGGATACATTAATAGGGAAGACAAAGCCTGGGGAACAAGAGACATGGGAGGGGGCTAGGAGGGACTAAAATTCCAATCCAATCCCACGGGACTATCTAGAAACCACCCCTGTTTACCTCAGTGGGAATCAGCAGGTTGCCATCTCTGTATGCCATCCATGCACTGCATGCTCCAGGGCTGGCGGTGCCCATGGGAAGGTTCATCCAGGATACAACCCCCAAACGCACATGGAGGACAGCAACCCCGGACAGTACAAACCTCACACTGGTTAACCAGGGGTTGACAGGAGTCTGAGCCCCTTTAGGCTGTGGGGTGGCACCTGGAGGGTGTTACGCAAAGGTGGTGATCAAACCCAGCTGGAGATGTCCCCTCTTGGGCTAAATGCAGAGAGAGGCCTGCAGCCAGCACTGGAGGGCCCAGAGCCAGGAGGAGGcctgggaggctgggggcagtGAAGCCTGTGACCAGAGGTGAGTTGCCTCAGACCAGGAGGAAGCCGGGGGCAGTGTTGGTAAAGTCTAGGGGGCATTTGGACTGGAGtttgaggggctgcagggagaggtggAAGACCTCGGCAGTCCCTCTCCTGGCAGTAGAGAGCGGAGAGACCTGAGGGGAACAGGGAGGCTCCTGCAGTGTGAGGAAGAAGCCCAAGCAAGGCATAAATTGGTTTAATTTTGTTCTTTTGGTTTTGGATCCTATTGGGGGATTCCATGGGggagccctgtgagcccagccctgaagaagggtGAGCTGGGAGAGGCTGTGCGGGCGGGAAAATGACTGTggtaggcagggccagctccaggcaccagctaaagaagcaggtgcttggggcggccaatacgaAGAGGCGGCACTCCGGCCGCTATTGGGGGggcatgtccaggtctttggcgacgggtccctcagtccctctcagagcaaaggacctgTCGCCAAATTGCTGTGGAAGAGTGGAATGCCACGATCGCGCTGCCACggcttttgggttgtttttttttgttttgccgcTTGGGGGTAGGAAGATATCCAGGGAGGCAGAAGCAAGGAGTCTGATGGAGCAGAGCTTTGCTGCTGGTCAGAGGGTCCCTAGACTGGAACCAGTttagtgggagggcctgggttcccctaccagccactgccaaatgtggcatggggccctgatgagacaaacacctgtccaggGTGGTCTCAGTGCTCTTGGTCTTCTCTCAGCAGGGGGGCTGTAtcagatgacctctcgaggtcccttccagccctacacgtCTATGGGTCTAAGGCAGTACGGCTGCCTGCATAGCCTTGAGCAGAAACACAAGAAAACACAAAGTGCTTCACTGGCAAAGCTCAAGAGTTTACCTGAGGGATTCCCAGCCAGGTTTGAAGACAGAAGTATGTCCAGGGGATCAGCAGAGGCCTCAGCATTATTCCAACTTCCCCGGTGCAGCTGTAGGAGAATCCATCAGGAACATCAGGGAGATTTGAGGGGAAAGAACACATCAAATCAAACATCCTCCCCATTGTTTCACTGTGATCCGTTGTTCCACATTTAGTAACTGGGACTTCCCAGGCAGGAATTGCTATCTCACGGAGTGCAGCCCAGCCATAACAGATGTGGAATACAGTTGTCAGCTGGAGAGGTGGGGAGTAGTTGTGGGGAAATCCTGCTTTCACTTTCTAAAGGATTCTGGGGGGTGGAAATACTGTACCTAGTGCTGCTGTGTTTACTTgaaactgctgctgcacaataCACAGAACCCGACAGACCTGGCAGGGTGAGCCCCCAAGAGAATGGGGCTAAAATAATGATATAACTGAACAGTTCAGTGCCTCACCCAAGTGCCTGGTCAAGTATTTGCTCAGCAACTAACTACCTTATACACTCTGCGCCTCACTGCTCAGTTCTGCCCCAGGGCTGACAGGGTGATCCACGACTCAGACATCAACCACCAGGCTGATCGTAGACCCcaagggaaggaagggggtgggatggggaggagatggagtggtggggaaggggcatggaatggggaagagaaggggttagggcagggatcggcaacctttggcacacggcccgccagggtaagctccctggtgggctgggccagtttgtttacctgctgcacctGCAGAttcagctgattgtggctccaggcaaatggggggctgcaggacgagggatgtgctggccgcggcttctcgcagcccccattggcctggagtgtcaaaccacagccagtggaagccacaatcGGCCTAATCTGTggacgcggcaagtaaacaaactggcccggcctgccagggggcttaccctggtgggccatgtgccaaaagtTACCGATCCCTGGGTTAGGGGAAATGGGGGCCCAGCATTTGgatccccttggcagcagctggggcttccctgttaagcaggcccatcagaccctcaccctgacaagccccaccccccctgcatctgtaccactCTGATGAGCCCCCCCAGACACCCTTCCCACTGATCCCCAACCGCCTACACCTAGATCCCCACCCAAATGAACcctgtagataaatctctgtatTAAGCATCTTCACATAACTTTCATATGATTTTCTATTATACCTCTCTATTTAACCTTGTATTAAGCCTATCCATATATAACCTCTAACTTTCATATGACTTTGTATTATGCCTCTTCATATAACCCTGTATTAAGCTATTTTGATACAACTTTGTATCAAGTCCTTTGATATAGGAACTTTGTATCAGATCCCTATGTAGAAAACTTTGTGTTAAGAACTGGTATAATGttatagcccctaagga contains:
- the LOC115648463 gene encoding LOW QUALITY PROTEIN: ecto-ADP-ribosyltransferase 3-like (The sequence of the model RefSeq protein was modified relative to this genomic sequence to represent the inferred CDS: substituted 1 base at 1 genomic stop codon) — encoded protein: MFSRPLIRISSSFSRVWKNAAKKWTDVKKYSRRSDIKDEYGIAIVAYTDKPEDNRDAFSTTFNKAVRETGTSLHDYMANFQFKAFHYYLTRALQVLRNGCNVMYNMTLYRGTKSQYMGSGLIRFGYFSSSSIRKDVAESFGKTTFFTIHSCFGVEIRNLSQHSYQEEVLIPVHEIFNVAXGQGNNHFILRSTNRTCSHFNCAYLGGEYWAEHEKYLCGAICCGEFENPTSGRAEERDTDMGTCHQGWGRQAAMTLAAREGSGWGGWTSGPKHLLRKVGA
- the LOC115648395 gene encoding ecto-ADP-ribosyltransferase 5-like isoform X1 → MFHSLRAGVGITDLQEKVCSHLLLGSAACQGIAATRGSQLHRGSWNNAEASADPLDILLSSNLAGNPSGATPQPKGAQTPVNPWLTSVRFVLSGVAVLHVRLGVVSWMNLPMGTASPGACSAWMAYRDGNLLIPTEAKCQEELSMMSDAFDDQYIGCAEEMDGIAPELLKKEKSKSSLFRTVWENAEKEWECVKKEISLPKGFKDEHGRAIVAYTDNDFHSELNAAVRGAGTSRAHYMASFQFKAFHYYLARALQLLRGRCDVMYNMTVYRGVSAGFQHTGSGHIRFGHFASSSIKEEVAERYSTKNLSATPTLFTIQTCFGVKIWNFSYSPPDEEVLIPVHEIFSMPQGQRSNCFVLRSTNRTCSHFNCAYLGGEKTQTCVYHSGTPKISSLFRWMSQSTPCSPATPCLFVPGRTSLSKRSGKNHTPSCWFPIQQQRLRDTKTGFITLV
- the LOC115648395 gene encoding ecto-ADP-ribosyltransferase 5-like isoform X2, producing MLRPLLIPWTYFCLQTWLGIPQAKCQEELSMMSDAFDDQYIGCAEEMDGIAPELLKKEKSKSSLFRTVWENAEKEWECVKKEISLPKGFKDEHGRAIVAYTDNDFHSELNAAVRGAGTSRAHYMASFQFKAFHYYLARALQLLRGRCDVMYNMTVYRGVSAGFQHTGSGHIRFGHFASSSIKEEVAERYSTKNLSATPTLFTIQTCFGVKIWNFSYSPPDEEVLIPVHEIFSMPQGQRSNCFVLRSTNRTCSHFNCAYLGGEKTQTCVYHSGTPKISSLFRWMSQSTPCSPATPCLFVPGRTSLSKRSGKNHTPSCWFPIQQQRLRDTKTGFITLV